Proteins co-encoded in one Leptospira inadai serovar Lyme str. 10 genomic window:
- a CDS encoding LL-diaminopimelate aminotransferase, whose translation MANINENYLKLKAGYLFPEIGRRVKAYSEKNPKAKIIRLGIGDVTLPLAASVVDALVRSSQEMGTLQGFHGYGPEQGYSFLLKAIAENDYAPLGVNLDESEIFVSDGSKCDCGNIQEIFSTDAKIAIGDPVYPVYVDTNVMAGRTGEAGPDGRYANLIYMPATKENGFQPEFPKERPDLIYLCFPNNPTGAVASKESLKGWVDFAKKNQSIILYDSAYEAFISEPGIPRSIYEIEGARDVAIEFRSFSKTAGFTGLRCAYIVIPKELKGKTRDGQEVPVASLWSRRHTTKFNGVSYVTQKAAEAIYSSQGKKEIRENISYYMANAKVIREGLQKVGYDVFGGINAPYIWLKTPDRLSSWDFFDRLLDKAQVVGTPGSGFGPAGEGYFRLSAFGKKEEVVEAIQRISAL comes from the coding sequence ATGGCGAATATCAACGAGAACTATTTGAAACTAAAGGCCGGATATTTATTTCCGGAGATCGGGCGCAGGGTCAAGGCATATTCCGAGAAAAATCCTAAGGCAAAAATTATCCGCTTAGGAATCGGAGACGTTACTCTTCCATTGGCTGCCTCGGTCGTGGATGCCTTGGTAAGATCCTCCCAAGAAATGGGAACATTGCAAGGGTTTCACGGCTACGGACCGGAGCAAGGATATTCGTTTCTCTTAAAAGCGATCGCGGAGAACGATTATGCGCCGTTAGGTGTAAACTTGGACGAAAGCGAAATTTTCGTATCCGACGGTTCCAAATGCGATTGCGGAAACATTCAAGAAATCTTTTCTACAGACGCAAAAATCGCCATCGGAGATCCCGTTTACCCCGTTTACGTGGATACCAACGTTATGGCCGGCCGCACGGGGGAAGCGGGACCTGACGGGCGTTATGCGAATTTGATTTATATGCCCGCAACGAAAGAGAACGGATTCCAACCGGAATTTCCGAAAGAACGTCCCGATTTAATTTATCTCTGTTTTCCGAACAATCCGACCGGAGCGGTCGCCTCGAAGGAATCTCTAAAAGGATGGGTGGATTTCGCGAAAAAAAATCAAAGTATCATTCTTTACGATTCGGCGTACGAGGCTTTTATTTCCGAACCGGGGATTCCCCGTTCGATTTATGAAATAGAAGGAGCGAGAGACGTCGCTATCGAATTCCGATCCTTTTCCAAGACGGCAGGCTTTACCGGCTTACGATGCGCTTATATCGTAATTCCGAAAGAGCTAAAAGGCAAGACAAGGGACGGCCAAGAAGTGCCCGTCGCTTCTCTTTGGAGTCGACGTCATACCACTAAGTTCAACGGAGTTTCTTACGTGACTCAAAAAGCCGCCGAAGCGATTTATTCGTCTCAGGGGAAAAAAGAAATTCGGGAAAATATCTCTTATTACATGGCAAATGCCAAAGTGATTCGGGAGGGACTGCAAAAGGTCGGCTATGACGTGTTTGGTGGAATAAACGCGCCTTATATTTGGTTAAAAACTCCGGATCGTTTAAGTTCTTGGGATTTCTTCGATCGATTACTAGATAAGGCGCAGGTCGTGGGAACTCCCGGTTCCGGATTCGGTCCTGCAGGGGAAGGCTATTTCAGACTTTCCGCATTCGGCAAAAAAGAGGAAGTCGTCGAGGCCATTCAAAGAATTTCAGCTCTCTGA
- a CDS encoding DUF2203 domain-containing protein codes for MERKIWTYEEARKILPYVRSITEEFYSSVNELHRELKEEILRENELEAKEGQLEELLIEWAEKIRELGIEVKGLWLVDFDNGKGYYCWHLGEEDLLFEHGYDEGFSGRRPIDDNDEENE; via the coding sequence ATGGAACGGAAAATCTGGACATACGAAGAAGCCCGTAAAATTCTACCTTATGTTAGGTCGATCACGGAGGAATTTTACTCTTCCGTAAACGAACTGCACCGGGAACTTAAAGAGGAAATACTAAGAGAAAACGAGTTGGAGGCGAAAGAGGGCCAACTCGAAGAATTGTTAATCGAATGGGCCGAAAAGATTCGCGAACTAGGGATCGAAGTAAAAGGACTTTGGTTGGTCGATTTCGATAACGGAAAAGGATATTATTGCTGGCATCTAGGAGAAGAGGATCTTCTTTTCGAACACGGGTACGACGAAGGCTTTTCCGGACGAAGGCCGATCGACGATAATGACGAGGAAAACGAATAA
- a CDS encoding Rpn family recombination-promoting nuclease/putative transposase yields MPFFPLTNDLVFKSLFVEEPKLLSSILTSVLYPNGDHRVEEITILNPELPTDYPGDKRSYLDLRARDESGRIFHVEVQVAHQSTFIKRSLYYLSGLIRDQLKSGDGYGDLKPVYQINILDFRLIPGENYHSKFKLREEENPEITLTDELEIHFLELPKLPEEEKLRLLREGDDLYRWMYVFKHTSELTEEEMGIVVDKTPDLNLVFELLETYSSEPEKKRQIEEKIKADRDYAYDVAGNYGRGKLEGKLEDARKMLAKGIDLKTVLEITELAEKNLRDHGIL; encoded by the coding sequence ATGCCCTTTTTTCCCTTAACGAACGATTTGGTCTTTAAGTCGTTATTTGTAGAAGAGCCGAAACTCTTATCTTCGATACTAACAAGCGTCTTGTATCCGAATGGAGATCATAGGGTAGAAGAAATAACGATTTTAAATCCTGAACTTCCGACGGATTATCCCGGGGATAAGAGGTCGTATTTGGACCTTAGGGCGAGGGACGAATCGGGAAGAATCTTTCACGTGGAAGTTCAAGTAGCCCATCAGAGTACATTCATTAAGCGAAGCTTATATTATCTTTCCGGGTTGATTCGGGACCAGTTGAAATCGGGAGACGGTTACGGAGATTTGAAGCCGGTGTATCAAATCAACATATTGGACTTCAGGTTGATACCCGGAGAGAATTACCATAGTAAGTTTAAACTTAGGGAAGAAGAGAATCCTGAAATAACCCTAACGGACGAACTTGAAATCCACTTTTTGGAGTTGCCAAAATTACCGGAAGAGGAGAAGCTAAGGCTGTTACGCGAAGGCGACGATTTGTATCGTTGGATGTATGTGTTCAAGCATACGTCAGAATTGACGGAGGAAGAGATGGGTATAGTAGTAGATAAGACTCCCGATTTAAACCTAGTGTTTGAATTGCTTGAGACATATTCATCGGAACCGGAAAAGAAACGCCAGATCGAGGAAAAGATCAAGGCGGATCGAGATTACGCGTATGATGTTGCTGGCAATTATGGTAGGGGCAAACTGGAGGGTAAACTGGAAGATGCTCGCAAGATGCTTGCAAAAGGTATCGATCTTAAGACAGTTTTGGAAATTACCGAGCTGGCAGAAAAAAATCTTCGAGATCACGGGATACTATAG